A stretch of Malus sylvestris chromosome 11, drMalSylv7.2, whole genome shotgun sequence DNA encodes these proteins:
- the LOC126591301 gene encoding protein SEED AND ROOT HAIR PROTECTIVE PROTEIN-like, translated as MAVKSRFLFATSSSMLLFSLLVIASAKDYSSGAPRPKVDEYPELPKVDGYPELPKVDIPNLPNAGKPKPEVYAKLKPQIIGIQGLVLCKSGLQSFPIKGAVVRITCLAEDEQGYETAPFSKLSGATDAKGYFFATLSPSQLEDKWKLTECKAFLDYSPLEACKVPTDVNHGITGHLLSSYRALSAKNIKLYSVGPFFCTSETKSVPNGY; from the exons ATGGCTGTCAAGTCCCGTTTCCTCTTTGCCACCTCCTCCTCCATGCTTCTCTTCTCATTGCTAGTCATTGCCTCTGCGAAGGATTATAGCTCCGGTGCCCCTAGACCTAAGGTTGATGAGTATCCAGAACTTCCAAAGGTTGATGGGTATCCAGAACTTCCAAAGGTTGATATTCCGAACTTACCGAACGCCGGAAAACCGAAACCAGAAGTATATGCAAAGCTAAAACCTCAGATCATTGGTATTCAGGGGCTGGTTTTGTGCAAATCAGGCCTTCAAAGCTTCCCAATTAAAG GAGCTGTGGTAAGGATTACATGTCTGGCTGAGGATGAACAAGGTTACGAGACCGCTCCTTTCTCCAAACTGAGTGGTGCAACTGATGCAAAGGGATACTTCTTCGCAACGTTATCGCCGTCGCAGCTTGAAGACAAGTGGAAGCTCACAGAGTGCAAGGCGTTCCTCGATTATTCTCCATTGGAAGCCTGCAAAGTCCCTACTGACGTTAACCATGGAATTACTGgtcatcttctttcttcttatcgTGCCCTCAGTGCCAAGAACATCAAGTTGTACTCGGTTGGGCCTTTCTTTTGCACCTCGGAAACTAAATCAGTCCCTAACGGCTATTAA